The Corallococcus silvisoli genome contains a region encoding:
- a CDS encoding DUF1318 domain-containing protein encodes MKHRGLLLLAALAAPGCIRAPEIVMVDRATALEEQAAGSFKDGEQRLARAGMNPTPVPLTPNQLEDLGIQPTPLVENISKTPADRVDDLLRRHCVGEGRDGLLVDTRRQCQAGRLSADDVALVDRVNRARRQLWSWMGTVRPGVPEASLRRNWQQVHAEGVVCGGWVEAADGTWGEKKC; translated from the coding sequence ATGAAACACCGTGGGTTGCTGCTGCTCGCCGCCCTCGCCGCTCCCGGGTGCATCCGCGCTCCGGAGATCGTCATGGTCGACCGCGCCACGGCGCTGGAGGAGCAGGCCGCGGGCTCGTTCAAGGACGGGGAGCAGCGGCTCGCCCGCGCGGGGATGAACCCGACGCCGGTGCCGCTCACCCCCAACCAGTTGGAGGACCTGGGCATCCAGCCCACGCCGCTGGTGGAGAACATCAGCAAGACGCCCGCGGACCGCGTCGACGACCTCTTGCGCCGCCACTGCGTGGGCGAAGGGCGCGACGGGCTGCTGGTGGACACCCGGCGCCAGTGCCAGGCCGGACGCTTGTCCGCCGACGATGTCGCGCTGGTGGACCGGGTGAACCGGGCCCGGCGGCAGCTCTGGAGCTGGATGGGAACGGTCCGTCCCGGCGTCCCCGAAGCATCGCTGCGCCGCAACTGGCAGCAGGTGCACGCGGAGGGCGTGGTGTGCGGCGGCTGGGTGGAGGCCGCGGACGGCACCTGGGGAGAGAAGAAGTGCTGA
- a CDS encoding translocation/assembly module TamB domain-containing protein, which yields MESPGAGRPRRRLKRIIAGVLLTLVATLVMGVGAAVLALHHLGAPWLKERIVARVEASTGLRLDYRTARVEVFSGLWLEGLVVWTPPPFQDAAPELLRVGTLEARWSLSDLLSETPRVEQVSARDVAVTVVAQDAGPTSLTVATGARSPEPPPDEASLGASRQAADFFASAPPFGTLDVSGVSLGYVRVRNGAVVDRWSLRGLSAHIEGKPETGGWKVLATLGQTGEPLMLELGREGPALPPALARLELALSVEAGAAAASARVDLDVERQTFDPRFTVRTLLHGAALAKFDAQKQHITVDLERTRLTDSAELQLQVVLPDAAEDSPVVTRALADVDLGRLLQWLPADLRPCSLERGKVHLDAQDVTLGAMPQLGAQGRFGLEVEAAALQFIQAPLRVTLGEGRITLAATPDPRQGLAARLAFTLQGLEVQGPTALRLPKASGELQGNQLRPDLASPLKVAGDASLSAKVDALEVRAAGLRATAERLGFQLQAPLAGEPPFALKADVPVGALRVFTSEGREVLKGPVHLKLHASEVFPQLDDPPRSRARARLELDVGVLHASLDATKGTDDVAYTLEVATPDLVAARPFLPDAIAASLPWQRLGVGLASTGRLTALFAPSPRVEHRTELRLQRPGWDDVSATSATAVLSSRGDSWRHQGELDLHVEGLRIGEADAGPQHQTLTLEVDRRKPSLRLGIISQAGLKLAVDAALAFDRKTRALRMDLKGDLPPLGPLAPLLTRAGVPTELEPSRLAFNGELHGALFGVLTGIAADGTPRLAPTPLRTAAFEGTAAVDVRGFRWKQPEVTVHVPALRWQAESRINGPQRIVHSKVMVEKASVGMNDRRLTFADMSSDDTATFTDQWEAGELESKHRVKVRSLEQKPALPYPVQDLEGSFTARRKANGVIHVPDLRVFNAATRTQLQLQGRLDLSEGRRRLALRGELEQDMASLAQPGRIESSGKVSVDFRVASPDLVVFRTLSHLAFQNVNLRLPEAGIEVETLDGSVPLTENVTLADGLPRLLSDVDVNPYSMLRFADQHPLLSRSSFVSVGRITTPHLSIAPLAGNLTINQNVVSMSQLEMGVRGGRITGQCLLDWQGKNSTLEAHVRATGVKSSRGEPFDGNAAVVISARDRSVNGRAEILRIGNRHLLDLLDIEDPRHTDPATNRVRYALSLGYPEHVRVSFNHGFGSLRITLGGLAQLIRIDEIRGIPMGPIVDRLIQSMTPPEATP from the coding sequence ATGGAATCCCCCGGAGCTGGACGGCCTCGTCGGCGATTGAAGCGGATCATCGCGGGCGTGCTCCTGACCCTCGTCGCGACCCTGGTGATGGGGGTGGGCGCGGCGGTCCTCGCGCTGCACCACCTGGGCGCGCCCTGGCTGAAGGAGCGCATCGTCGCCAGGGTCGAAGCCTCGACGGGCCTGCGGCTGGACTACCGGACCGCCCGGGTGGAGGTGTTCTCCGGCCTGTGGCTGGAAGGACTGGTGGTGTGGACGCCTCCGCCGTTCCAGGACGCCGCGCCCGAGTTGCTGCGCGTCGGCACGCTGGAGGCACGCTGGTCGCTGTCCGACCTGCTGAGCGAGACCCCACGGGTGGAGCAGGTGTCGGCGCGGGACGTGGCCGTGACCGTGGTGGCCCAGGACGCGGGCCCCACGTCCCTCACGGTCGCGACAGGAGCGCGGAGCCCCGAGCCCCCACCGGATGAGGCCTCCCTGGGCGCCTCACGGCAGGCCGCGGACTTCTTCGCCTCCGCGCCTCCGTTCGGGACCCTCGACGTGTCGGGCGTGTCGCTGGGCTATGTCCGCGTCCGGAATGGCGCGGTGGTCGACCGCTGGTCCCTGCGGGGGCTCTCGGCCCACATCGAAGGGAAGCCCGAGACCGGGGGATGGAAGGTCCTCGCGACCCTGGGCCAGACCGGGGAGCCCCTCATGCTGGAGCTGGGCCGTGAAGGTCCGGCGCTTCCTCCCGCCCTCGCGCGATTGGAGTTGGCCTTGTCCGTGGAGGCAGGAGCCGCCGCCGCGAGCGCCCGCGTGGACCTGGATGTGGAAAGGCAGACCTTCGACCCACGCTTCACGGTGCGCACGCTGCTGCACGGCGCGGCCCTGGCGAAGTTCGATGCCCAGAAGCAACACATCACCGTCGACCTGGAGCGCACGCGGCTGACCGATAGCGCCGAGCTCCAGTTGCAGGTGGTGCTTCCGGACGCGGCGGAGGACTCGCCCGTGGTGACGCGGGCCCTGGCGGACGTGGACCTGGGACGCCTGTTGCAATGGCTCCCCGCGGATCTGCGCCCCTGCTCGCTCGAGCGCGGCAAGGTGCACCTGGACGCCCAGGACGTCACGCTCGGCGCCATGCCCCAGTTGGGAGCCCAGGGCAGGTTCGGGCTGGAGGTCGAGGCCGCCGCGCTCCAGTTCATCCAGGCTCCGCTCCGGGTGACGCTCGGCGAGGGACGCATCACCCTGGCGGCGACACCGGATCCACGCCAGGGGTTGGCCGCCCGGCTGGCGTTCACGCTCCAGGGGCTCGAGGTCCAGGGCCCGACCGCGCTTCGCCTTCCGAAAGCGTCTGGCGAGCTGCAAGGCAACCAGCTGAGGCCCGACCTCGCATCGCCCCTCAAGGTCGCGGGGGACGCGTCGCTGTCCGCGAAGGTGGATGCCCTGGAGGTCCGTGCCGCCGGGCTCCGCGCGACGGCGGAGCGGCTGGGATTCCAACTCCAGGCGCCGCTCGCGGGCGAGCCGCCCTTCGCGCTGAAAGCGGACGTGCCCGTGGGGGCGCTCCGGGTGTTCACCTCGGAGGGGCGCGAGGTGCTGAAGGGCCCGGTGCACCTGAAGCTCCACGCGTCGGAGGTGTTCCCCCAGTTGGACGATCCCCCACGCAGCCGCGCCCGCGCGCGGCTGGAGCTGGATGTTGGCGTCCTGCACGCATCCCTCGACGCGACCAAGGGCACGGACGATGTCGCCTACACCCTGGAGGTGGCGACGCCGGACCTCGTCGCCGCGCGCCCCTTCCTACCGGACGCCATCGCCGCGAGCCTTCCCTGGCAGCGTCTGGGCGTGGGCCTGGCATCCACGGGCCGGCTGACGGCGCTCTTCGCCCCTTCTCCGCGCGTGGAGCACCGGACGGAGCTGCGCTTGCAGCGGCCGGGATGGGACGACGTGTCAGCCACCAGCGCCACCGCCGTGCTGAGCTCGCGAGGGGACTCCTGGCGGCACCAGGGTGAGCTGGACCTGCACGTCGAAGGGCTGCGCATCGGAGAAGCCGACGCCGGGCCCCAACACCAGACACTCACGCTGGAGGTCGACCGCCGGAAGCCGTCGCTCCGGCTGGGGATCATCAGCCAGGCGGGCCTGAAGCTCGCGGTGGATGCCGCGCTGGCCTTCGACCGGAAGACCCGCGCCCTGCGCATGGACCTGAAGGGAGACCTTCCGCCCCTGGGGCCCCTGGCCCCGCTCCTGACACGGGCCGGCGTGCCCACGGAGCTGGAGCCGTCGCGGCTCGCCTTCAACGGCGAGCTGCATGGCGCCCTGTTCGGAGTGCTCACGGGCATCGCGGCGGATGGGACTCCCCGCCTGGCCCCGACGCCCTTGCGGACCGCGGCCTTCGAGGGAACCGCCGCGGTGGACGTGCGGGGGTTCCGCTGGAAGCAGCCCGAGGTCACCGTCCACGTCCCCGCGTTGCGTTGGCAGGCCGAGTCCCGCATCAACGGGCCCCAGCGCATCGTCCACAGCAAGGTGATGGTGGAGAAGGCCTCCGTGGGCATGAACGACCGCCGGCTGACCTTCGCGGACATGTCCAGCGACGACACCGCCACCTTCACCGACCAGTGGGAGGCGGGGGAGCTTGAATCGAAGCACCGGGTGAAGGTCCGCTCCCTGGAACAGAAGCCGGCGCTGCCCTACCCGGTCCAGGACCTGGAGGGGTCGTTCACCGCGCGCCGCAAGGCCAACGGCGTCATCCACGTCCCCGACCTGCGCGTGTTCAACGCGGCGACCCGGACGCAGCTCCAGCTCCAGGGCCGGCTCGACCTCAGCGAGGGCCGGCGCCGTCTGGCGCTCCGGGGGGAGCTGGAGCAGGACATGGCGAGCCTCGCGCAGCCCGGCCGCATCGAGAGCAGCGGCAAGGTGTCCGTGGATTTCCGGGTGGCCTCCCCCGACCTGGTGGTCTTCAGGACCCTGTCCCATCTGGCCTTCCAGAACGTGAACCTGCGGCTGCCTGAAGCGGGCATCGAGGTCGAGACGCTGGATGGCAGCGTGCCGCTGACCGAGAACGTGACCCTCGCGGACGGCCTGCCGCGGCTGTTGAGCGACGTCGACGTCAATCCGTATTCGATGCTGCGGTTCGCGGACCAGCACCCGCTGCTCTCGCGCAGCAGCTTCGTGTCGGTGGGCCGCATCACCACGCCGCACCTCTCCATCGCGCCGCTGGCGGGCAACCTGACCATCAACCAGAACGTGGTCTCCATGAGCCAGCTGGAGATGGGCGTCCGGGGCGGGCGCATCACGGGGCAGTGCCTGCTGGACTGGCAGGGGAAGAACTCCACCCTGGAGGCCCACGTGCGGGCGACGGGCGTGAAGTCATCCCGGGGCGAGCCCTTCGACGGCAACGCCGCCGTGGTCATCTCCGCCAGGGACCGGAGCGTCAACGGACGCGCGGAGATCCTCCGCATCGGCAACCGCCACCTGCTCGACCTGCTGGACATCGAAGACCCGCGCCACACCGACCCGGCCACCAACCGCGTCCGCTATGCCTTGAGCCTGGGCTATCCGGAGCACGTGCGCGTGAGCTTCAACCACGGCTTCGGCAGCCTGCGCATCACCCTGGGCGGGCTGGCGCAGCTGATCCGCATCGATGAAATCCGGGGCATCCCCATGGGCCCCATCGTCGACCGGCTCATCCAATCCATGACCCCTCCGGAGGCCACGCCATGA